Proteins from a genomic interval of Pseudomonas anuradhapurensis:
- a CDS encoding 5-guanidino-2-oxopentanoate decarboxylase: MATCGEVLVKLLEGYGVDHVFGIPGVHTVELYRGLAGSSIRHITPRHEQGAGFMADGYARTRGKPGVCFIITGPGMTNITTAMGQAYADSIPMLVISSVQSRNQLGGGRGKLHELPNQAALVAGVAAFSHTLMSADDLPQVLARAFAVFDGARPRPVHIEIPLDVLVEPAEHLLPGRAVRGSRAGAAPQAVAQMAERLANARRPLILAGGGALAAGAALARLAEHLQAPVALTINAKGLLPSCHPLQIGSTQSLPATRALVAEADVVLAIGTELAETDYDVTFKGGFAIPGSLLRIDIDPDQTVRNYLPELALVADAELAAEALLGALQAQPQPVRESTWGAARVANLRQALAAGWDQPTLSQTRLLQAILECLPNAVLVGDSTQPVYTGNLTLDMDQPRRWFNASTGYGTLGYALPAAMGAWLGSAEQLGERAPAVCLIGDGGLQFTLPELASAVEAQVPLIVLLWNNQGYEEIKKYMVNRAIEPVGVDIHTPDFLGVARALGAAAEHVADVAQLQAALMLAVERNGPTLIQVDQNQWQAAVLG, translated from the coding sequence ATGGCAACCTGCGGCGAAGTTTTGGTCAAACTCCTTGAAGGCTATGGCGTGGACCATGTCTTCGGCATCCCTGGCGTACATACCGTGGAGCTGTACCGCGGCCTGGCGGGGTCGTCCATCCGCCATATCACCCCGCGCCATGAACAGGGTGCCGGGTTCATGGCTGACGGCTATGCGCGCACCCGTGGCAAGCCCGGGGTGTGCTTCATCATCACCGGCCCGGGCATGACCAACATCACCACCGCCATGGGCCAGGCCTATGCCGACTCGATTCCGATGCTGGTCATTTCCAGCGTGCAGTCCCGCAACCAATTGGGCGGTGGCCGCGGCAAGCTGCACGAGCTGCCGAACCAGGCGGCGCTGGTGGCGGGGGTAGCGGCGTTTTCCCACACCTTGATGAGTGCCGACGACCTGCCACAGGTGCTGGCGCGGGCCTTCGCCGTGTTCGACGGGGCCCGGCCGCGGCCGGTGCATATCGAGATCCCGCTCGATGTGCTGGTCGAGCCGGCCGAGCACTTGCTGCCCGGGCGTGCGGTGCGTGGCAGCCGGGCAGGGGCAGCGCCGCAGGCGGTGGCACAGATGGCCGAGCGCCTGGCCAATGCACGGCGGCCACTGATCCTCGCCGGGGGCGGCGCGCTGGCTGCGGGTGCTGCGCTGGCGCGCCTGGCCGAACACTTGCAGGCCCCGGTGGCACTGACCATCAATGCCAAGGGCTTGCTGCCGTCCTGCCACCCGCTGCAGATCGGCTCGACCCAGTCACTGCCAGCCACGCGGGCACTGGTGGCCGAGGCTGACGTGGTGTTGGCTATTGGCACCGAGCTGGCCGAAACCGATTATGACGTGACCTTCAAGGGTGGCTTCGCGATCCCGGGCAGCCTGCTGCGCATCGACATCGACCCGGACCAGACCGTGCGTAACTACCTGCCTGAGCTGGCGCTGGTGGCTGATGCCGAACTGGCGGCCGAGGCGTTGCTCGGCGCCTTGCAGGCGCAACCGCAGCCCGTGCGCGAAAGCACCTGGGGGGCTGCCCGCGTGGCCAACCTGCGCCAGGCGCTAGCGGCCGGTTGGGACCAGCCAACCTTGAGCCAGACGCGTCTGTTGCAAGCGATCCTCGAGTGTTTGCCGAATGCCGTTCTGGTGGGCGATTCGACCCAACCGGTCTACACCGGCAACCTGACCCTGGACATGGACCAGCCACGCCGCTGGTTCAATGCTTCGACCGGCTACGGCACCTTGGGTTATGCCTTGCCGGCGGCCATGGGCGCCTGGTTGGGCAGCGCCGAGCAGCTTGGCGAGCGTGCGCCTGCGGTGTGCCTGATCGGGGATGGTGGTTTGCAGTTCACCTTGCCGGAGCTGGCCAGTGCAGTGGAGGCGCAGGTGCCGCTGATCGTGCTGCTGTGGAATAACCAGGGGTACGAGGAGATCAAGAAGTACATGGTCAACCGTGCCATCGAGCCGGTCGGGGTGGATATCCATACCCCGGATTTCCTTGGCGTGGCGCGGGCACTGGGGGCCGCGGCGGAACATGTGGCCGATGTGGCACAGCTGCAGGCGGCGCTGATGCTGGCGGTGGAGCGCAACGGGCCGACCCTGATCCAGGTCGACCAGAACCAGTGGCAAGCGGCTGTGTTGGGTTGA
- a CDS encoding LysR substrate-binding domain-containing protein, whose product MKRLPPLPALHTFLVTAQHCNFTRAGQHLHITQGAVSRQIAALEEHLGYALFQRQARGLSLTREGQDWLPRVQQVFALIEQGVREVGGRSATLQLKAPTCVMRWLLPRLMEWQALRPDVPVELTTTVQHGVDLRREGFDAAVVYGDAPNHGLRVRKLFDEQLTPVCAPSLRHGPLPLQQVEDLARHMLLHPSRDEHDWCLWLQAAGVTLASQGPKQHFETLDMAMAMAAQGTGVAIGDWSLIGDDLRGGRLCMPFALKVMTGKGYYLVSQAKSLPPGLVELLNWLEGQAGL is encoded by the coding sequence ATGAAACGCCTTCCGCCGCTGCCTGCGCTGCATACCTTTCTGGTCACCGCCCAGCACTGCAATTTCACCCGCGCCGGGCAGCACTTGCACATTACCCAAGGAGCCGTCAGCCGGCAGATTGCAGCTCTCGAGGAGCACCTGGGTTATGCCCTGTTCCAGCGCCAGGCGCGCGGGCTGAGCCTGACGCGCGAGGGCCAGGACTGGCTGCCACGGGTGCAACAGGTATTCGCGCTGATCGAACAAGGGGTGCGGGAGGTGGGTGGGCGCAGCGCCACCTTGCAGCTCAAGGCGCCAACCTGCGTGATGCGCTGGCTGCTACCGCGCCTGATGGAATGGCAGGCGCTACGCCCGGATGTGCCGGTAGAACTGACCACCACGGTACAGCATGGGGTGGACTTGCGCCGCGAGGGCTTCGATGCGGCGGTGGTCTATGGCGATGCACCGAACCATGGGCTGCGTGTGCGCAAGCTGTTCGACGAGCAGCTGACGCCGGTCTGTGCGCCCTCGCTGCGCCACGGGCCGCTGCCGCTGCAGCAGGTTGAAGACCTGGCCCGGCACATGCTGCTGCACCCGTCGCGGGATGAGCATGACTGGTGCCTGTGGTTGCAGGCGGCCGGGGTGACGCTGGCCAGTCAGGGGCCAAAACAGCATTTCGAGACCCTGGACATGGCGATGGCCATGGCCGCGCAGGGGACTGGTGTGGCCATCGGTGACTGGTCGCTGATCGGCGATGACTTGCGCGGGGGGCGGCTGTGCATGCCGTTTGCGCTCAAGGTGATGACCGGCAAGGGGTATTACCTGGTGAGCCAGGCCAAGAGCTTGCCACCGGGGTTGGTGGAGTTGCTGAATTGGCTGGAGGGCCAGGCCGGCCTGTGA
- a CDS encoding NAD(P)-dependent oxidoreductase produces MKIAIIGATGRAGSQLLEEALRRGHTVLAIARDPSRLQGRDGVTVKALDVKDSAALQAAVAGVDAVLSAAHFATIEPHAIIEPVKRAGVRRLLVVGGAGSLLLPSGHRVIDSPDFPEAYKAEAAAGAHFLQVLQREPNLDWTFLSPSAEFVEGERSGHYTQGKDHLLIGADGRSWISFADYAIAMLDELEKPQHSRQRFTVGY; encoded by the coding sequence ATGAAGATCGCGATTATTGGTGCCACTGGCCGTGCTGGCAGCCAGTTGCTGGAAGAAGCCCTGCGCCGTGGCCACACTGTGCTGGCCATCGCCCGTGACCCTTCGCGCTTGCAGGGGCGTGACGGGGTGACCGTCAAGGCGCTTGACGTCAAGGACAGCGCTGCCTTGCAAGCGGCGGTAGCTGGTGTGGATGCAGTATTGAGCGCGGCGCACTTCGCAACCATCGAGCCGCACGCCATCATCGAGCCAGTCAAGCGGGCCGGGGTCAGGCGCCTGCTGGTGGTGGGCGGGGCCGGCAGCCTGTTGCTGCCCTCGGGGCACCGGGTGATCGACAGCCCGGACTTCCCCGAGGCGTACAAGGCCGAGGCGGCGGCCGGGGCGCATTTTCTGCAGGTGTTGCAACGGGAGCCGAACCTCGACTGGACCTTCCTGTCGCCATCGGCGGAATTCGTCGAGGGTGAGCGCAGCGGGCATTACACGCAGGGCAAGGACCACCTGCTGATTGGCGCGGACGGCAGGAGCTGGATCAGCTTTGCCGATTACGCGATTGCCATGCTCGACGAGCTGGAAAAGCCGCAACATTCGCGACAGCGGTTCACAGTCGGCTACTGA
- a CDS encoding MBL fold metallo-hydrolase encodes MPLSTTLRGLLLACITLAGPALAAEPLQLDVYNPGHAAIFPVSSVIISGEHDAVLVDAQFGKAQAEQLVQRLRAGGKHLTSIYISHGDPDYYFGLDTLTRAFPDAKVLASAATVAHIRQTMAAKLAYWGPQMGADKPVRLVLPQVLDGNRLMLEGQALEVVGLDGPQPDRSFVWIPSIKAVVGGVVVSEHIHVWMADTASAKSQADWLATLAHIEALAPRTVIPGHYLGDSSRSLQAVQFTANYIRDFDTETAKAKDAGALIKAMKQRYPGLADESSLVLGAKVAKGEMKW; translated from the coding sequence ATGCCTCTTTCCACCACCTTGCGTGGCCTGCTACTGGCCTGCATTACCCTGGCCGGCCCGGCGCTGGCTGCCGAGCCCTTGCAGCTGGATGTCTACAACCCAGGCCATGCAGCGATCTTCCCGGTCAGTTCGGTGATCATCAGCGGCGAACATGACGCCGTGCTGGTCGATGCCCAGTTCGGCAAGGCCCAGGCCGAGCAGCTGGTGCAGCGTTTGCGGGCTGGCGGCAAGCACCTGACCAGCATCTACATCAGCCATGGTGACCCGGACTACTACTTTGGCCTGGATACCCTGACCCGGGCCTTCCCCGACGCCAAGGTACTGGCTTCGGCCGCCACGGTTGCCCATATCCGCCAGACCATGGCGGCCAAGCTGGCCTACTGGGGGCCGCAGATGGGCGCGGACAAGCCGGTGCGGCTGGTGCTGCCGCAGGTGCTTGACGGCAACCGGCTGATGCTGGAGGGCCAGGCCCTCGAGGTGGTTGGCCTGGACGGCCCGCAGCCCGATCGCAGTTTCGTATGGATCCCGTCGATCAAGGCGGTGGTCGGTGGCGTGGTGGTGTCCGAGCACATCCATGTATGGATGGCCGATACCGCATCGGCCAAGTCGCAGGCTGACTGGCTCGCCACCCTGGCGCATATCGAAGCGCTGGCGCCGCGCACGGTCATCCCCGGGCACTACCTGGGGGACAGCAGCCGGTCGCTGCAGGCCGTGCAGTTCACGGCGAACTACATTCGTGATTTCGATACCGAGACCGCCAAGGCGAAAGATGCCGGGGCGTTGATCAAGGCGATGAAGCAACGGTACCCAGGCCTGGCCGATGAGAGCTCGCTGGTGTTGGGGGCCAAGGTCGCCAAGGGTGAGATGAAGTGGTAG
- a CDS encoding LysR family transcriptional regulator, which yields MDRLNAMRVFVTVVDLGSQSAAADHLQLSRPVVSRYLAELEDWVGARLMQRTTRRLSLTAAGQETLPRCRQLLELAGDLQAAVQQPDDAPRGALRISVSTSFGQAQLVDAVAAYVRRYPGVKVELQMLDRTVNLVDERIDLAIRTSNDLDPNLIARRLSVCRSAVCAAPAYLREHGTPKRVEDLSRHNCLTHAYFGHSLWHFEVAGQQVGVPVAGNISANEAMTLQKAALAGAGIAMLPTYQAAEALRRGELVRLLPEAKPRELNLNAVYTSRKHMPATLRSMLDFLVQRFSDEPEWDRDL from the coding sequence ATGGACCGCCTCAACGCCATGCGTGTTTTCGTCACCGTCGTCGACCTCGGCAGCCAGTCAGCGGCGGCGGATCATCTGCAGCTTTCCCGGCCAGTGGTGTCGCGTTACCTGGCAGAGCTGGAAGACTGGGTTGGCGCGCGGTTGATGCAGCGCACCACGCGCAGGCTCAGCCTCACTGCCGCCGGCCAGGAAACCCTGCCCCGTTGCCGACAACTGCTGGAACTGGCTGGCGACCTGCAAGCCGCGGTGCAGCAACCGGATGACGCCCCCAGAGGCGCGCTGCGCATCAGCGTAAGCACCTCATTCGGCCAGGCCCAGCTGGTGGATGCGGTCGCTGCCTACGTTCGGCGCTACCCGGGAGTGAAGGTGGAGCTGCAAATGCTCGATCGCACGGTCAACCTGGTGGACGAACGCATCGACCTGGCGATCCGCACCAGCAACGACCTGGACCCCAACCTGATCGCCCGGCGCCTGAGCGTGTGCCGCTCGGCAGTCTGCGCGGCACCGGCCTACCTGCGCGAACACGGCACGCCAAAACGGGTCGAGGACCTGAGCCGGCATAACTGCCTCACTCATGCCTATTTCGGCCACAGCTTGTGGCATTTCGAGGTGGCAGGGCAGCAGGTCGGCGTGCCCGTGGCGGGGAATATCAGCGCCAACGAGGCGATGACCCTGCAAAAGGCGGCGCTGGCCGGCGCCGGCATCGCCATGCTGCCGACCTATCAGGCCGCCGAGGCCCTGCGCCGAGGCGAGCTGGTGCGCCTGCTGCCCGAGGCAAAGCCGCGCGAGCTGAACCTGAATGCGGTGTACACTTCGCGCAAGCACATGCCGGCGACCTTGCGCAGCATGCTGGACTTCCTGGTGCAGCGGTTCAGCGACGAACCGGAGTGGGACAGGGACCTGTGA
- a CDS encoding isocitrate lyase/PEP mutase family protein produces the protein MPKASHQDLRFAFRELLASGACYHTASVFDPMSARIAADLGFEVGILGGSVASLQVLAAPDFALITLSEFVEQATRIGRVAQLPVLADADHGYGNALNVMRTVIELERAGVAALTIEDTLLPAQFGRKSTDLIPVEEGVGKIRAALEARVDSSLSIIARTNAGVLPTEEIIVRTQSYQKAGADGICMVGVKDFEQLEQIAEHLTVPLMLVTYGNPNLRDDERLARLGVRIVVDGHAAYFAAIKATYDCLRLQRGQQNKSENLSATELSHTYTQPEDYIRWAKEYMSVEE, from the coding sequence ATGCCCAAGGCTTCCCATCAAGATCTGCGTTTTGCCTTCCGCGAGCTGCTCGCTTCAGGTGCCTGTTACCACACCGCATCGGTGTTCGACCCGATGTCGGCACGCATTGCCGCAGACCTGGGCTTCGAGGTCGGCATTCTCGGCGGCTCCGTCGCTTCGTTGCAGGTACTGGCCGCGCCGGACTTCGCCCTGATCACCCTCAGCGAGTTCGTCGAGCAGGCCACCCGTATCGGCCGGGTGGCGCAACTGCCGGTGCTGGCTGACGCTGACCACGGCTACGGTAACGCGCTGAATGTCATGCGTACGGTCATCGAACTGGAGCGTGCCGGCGTGGCCGCACTGACCATCGAGGACACCCTGCTGCCAGCACAATTCGGGCGCAAGTCCACCGACCTGATCCCGGTCGAAGAGGGCGTCGGCAAGATCCGCGCGGCGCTGGAGGCGCGGGTCGATTCCTCGCTGTCGATCATTGCCCGGACCAACGCTGGCGTGCTGCCCACCGAAGAGATCATCGTGCGTACCCAGAGCTACCAGAAGGCCGGTGCCGACGGTATCTGCATGGTCGGCGTGAAGGACTTCGAGCAGCTCGAGCAGATTGCCGAGCACCTGACTGTACCGTTGATGCTGGTCACCTATGGCAACCCGAACCTGCGCGACGACGAGCGCCTGGCGCGCCTTGGGGTACGCATCGTGGTCGATGGCCACGCCGCCTACTTCGCCGCGATCAAGGCTACCTACGACTGCCTGCGGCTGCAGCGCGGCCAGCAGAACAAGTCGGAAAACCTCAGCGCCACCGAGCTGTCGCACACCTACACCCAGCCTGAGGACTACATCCGCTGGGCCAAGGAATACATGAGCGTCGAGGAGTGA
- a CDS encoding MDR family MFS transporter gives MTAALPPTTLRNVLTALMLAIFLGALDQSIVAVSLPAISAQFNDVGLLAWVISGYMVAMTVAVPIYGKLGDLYGRRRMILTGISLFTLASIACALAQDMPQLVLARVLQGIGAGGMVSVSQAIIGDFVPPRERGRYQGYFSSMYAVASVAGPVLGGWLTAYLSWRWVFWINLPLGLLALWAIRRALGGMPAQRREAQVDYLGAVLLILGLGSLLLGITLVGQGHAWADPAVLALFACAGLGLLLFIAHERRCPEPLLPLSLFGNRVAVLCWGIIFFASFQSISLTMLMPLRFQGITGAGADSAALHLLPLVMGLPVGAFSGGRLTSRTGRYKPQILAGALLMPVAILAMALTPPQAGGLSALFMLLTGIACGLQFPTSLVGTQSAVASQDIGVATSTTNLFRSLGGAMGVACMSSLLLALLQQGGFESLGNPLLGSLKAGEVDVVTQARLLETFRQLLMGSAGVAVLGLFAALALPDRQLRGR, from the coding sequence GTGACCGCCGCCCTACCACCCACCACCCTGCGCAACGTGCTCACCGCCCTGATGCTGGCGATCTTTCTCGGCGCACTGGACCAGAGCATCGTCGCCGTCTCGCTGCCTGCGATCTCGGCACAGTTCAACGATGTCGGCCTGCTGGCCTGGGTCATCTCCGGGTATATGGTGGCGATGACCGTGGCCGTGCCGATCTACGGCAAACTGGGCGACCTGTATGGGCGACGACGGATGATCCTTACCGGCATCAGCCTGTTCACCCTGGCCTCGATCGCCTGCGCCCTGGCCCAGGACATGCCGCAACTGGTGCTGGCCCGGGTACTGCAGGGCATCGGCGCGGGCGGCATGGTTTCGGTGAGCCAGGCGATCATCGGTGACTTCGTACCACCGCGCGAGCGCGGCCGTTACCAAGGCTATTTCAGCAGCATGTACGCGGTGGCGAGCGTCGCCGGGCCGGTGCTGGGTGGCTGGCTGACTGCGTATTTGTCGTGGCGCTGGGTGTTCTGGATCAACCTGCCCCTGGGACTGCTCGCGCTGTGGGCGATCCGCCGCGCGCTCGGCGGCATGCCGGCGCAACGCCGCGAGGCGCAGGTGGACTATCTCGGCGCGGTCCTATTGATCCTCGGCCTGGGCAGCCTGTTGCTGGGCATCACCTTGGTCGGCCAAGGCCACGCCTGGGCCGACCCGGCCGTACTGGCCCTGTTTGCCTGTGCCGGGCTGGGCCTGCTGCTGTTCATTGCCCACGAGCGCCGCTGCCCGGAGCCGCTGCTACCGCTCAGCCTGTTCGGCAACCGTGTGGCAGTGCTGTGCTGGGGCATCATTTTCTTCGCCAGCTTCCAGTCGATCTCGCTGACCATGCTGATGCCGTTGCGCTTCCAGGGCATCACCGGCGCCGGTGCCGACAGCGCTGCCCTGCATCTGCTACCGCTGGTGATGGGCTTGCCCGTGGGTGCCTTTTCTGGCGGCCGCCTGACCAGCCGGACCGGGCGCTACAAGCCACAGATCCTGGCCGGTGCGCTGCTGATGCCAGTGGCCATTTTGGCCATGGCCCTGACCCCGCCACAGGCGGGCGGGCTCAGCGCGCTGTTCATGCTGCTGACCGGTATTGCCTGCGGGCTGCAGTTTCCGACCTCGCTGGTGGGCACGCAAAGCGCGGTGGCCAGCCAGGACATCGGTGTCGCCACCAGCACCACCAACCTGTTCCGCTCGCTGGGCGGGGCCATGGGCGTGGCATGCATGTCCAGCCTGCTGCTGGCCCTGCTGCAGCAAGGCGGGTTCGAGTCGCTGGGCAATCCCTTGCTGGGCAGCCTCAAGGCCGGTGAGGTGGACGTGGTGACGCAGGCGCGCTTGCTGGAAACGTTCCGGCAGCTGTTGATGGGGAGTGCCGGGGTGGCGGTGCTGGGGCTGTTTGCCGCATTGGCATTGCCAGACCGGCAGTTGCGCGGCCGCTGA
- the ttgR gene encoding efflux transport transcriptional regulator TtgR produces the protein MVRRTKEEAQETRAQIIEAAERAFYKRGVARTTLADIAEQAGVTRGAIYWHFNNKAELVQALLDSVHETHDHLARASESEDEVDPLGCMRKLLLQVFNELVLDARTRRINEILHHKCEFTDDMCEIRQQRQAAVLDCHQGITLALANAVRRGQLPGELDVERAAVAMFAYADGLIGRWLLLPDSFDLLQDVEKWVDTGLDMLRLSPALRK, from the coding sequence ATGGTCCGTCGAACCAAAGAAGAAGCCCAGGAAACCCGCGCCCAGATCATCGAGGCGGCGGAAAGGGCCTTCTACAAGCGCGGGGTTGCGCGAACCACCCTGGCCGATATCGCCGAACAGGCGGGTGTGACGCGCGGGGCCATCTACTGGCACTTCAATAACAAGGCCGAGCTGGTGCAGGCCTTGCTCGACAGCGTGCACGAAACCCATGACCACCTGGCGCGAGCGAGCGAAAGCGAGGACGAAGTGGACCCGCTTGGCTGCATGCGCAAGCTGTTGCTGCAAGTGTTCAACGAGCTGGTGCTCGATGCCCGAACCCGGCGTATCAATGAAATCCTGCATCACAAGTGCGAGTTCACCGATGACATGTGTGAAATTCGCCAGCAGCGCCAGGCTGCGGTGCTGGATTGCCACCAGGGCATCACCCTGGCGTTGGCCAATGCCGTGCGCCGCGGGCAGTTGCCAGGCGAGCTGGATGTCGAGCGCGCGGCGGTGGCCATGTTTGCCTATGCCGATGGCCTGATCGGGCGCTGGCTGTTGCTGCCTGACAGTTTCGACCTGTTGCAAGATGTCGAAAAATGGGTCGACACCGGGCTGGATATGCTGCGCTTGAGCCCGGCGCTGCGCAAATGA